One Lampris incognitus isolate fLamInc1 chromosome 14, fLamInc1.hap2, whole genome shotgun sequence DNA window includes the following coding sequences:
- the eif3f gene encoding eukaryotic translation initiation factor 3 subunit F produces the protein MSVYGPVVKIHPVVLASIGDSYERRNEGASRVIGTLLGTIDKHSVEVTNCFSVPHNESEDEVAVDMEFAKNMYELHKRVSPSEVIIGWYATGFDITEHSVLIHEYYSREATNPIHLTVDTALQSGKMNIRAYVSAQLGVPGKTVGVMFTPLSVKYIYYDTERIGVDLLQRTRLAPNRAKGLTSDLSQVASSASRVQDMLATVLSYIEDVLSGKVTADNSVGRFLMDLVNKVPTISAEDFETMLNSNINDLLMVTYLSNLTQAQIALNEKLVLL, from the exons ATGTCGGTGTACGGGCCAGTGGTGAAAATTCACCCGGTGGTTCTCGCCTCCATCGGCGACTCTTATGAGCGGAGAAATGAAGGGGCAAGTCGTGTGATTGGAACCTTGttag GTACTATTGACAAGCACTCTGTTGAGGTAACCAACTGCTTCTCTGTCCCCCACAATGAGTCTGAAGACGAG GTTGCTGTGGACATGGAGTTTGCTAAGAACATGTATGAGCTCCATAAAAGGGTGTCACCCAGTGAGGTCATCATTGGATG GTACGCTACAGGCTTTGACATCACAGAACACTCTGTGCTGATTCATGAGTATTACAGCCGTGAGGCCACCAACCCCATTCACCTCACTGTGGACACGGCCCTGCAGAGTGGAAAAATGAACATTCGTGCCTATGTCAG TGCTCAATTGGGTGTGCCTGGAAAGACAGTTGGAGTGATGTTCACCCCCCTGAGTGTCAAATATATCTATTATGACACAGAGCGGATAGGCG TGGACCTTCTCCAGAGGACACGTTTAGCTCCCAATCGCGCCAAAggcctgacctctgacctgtcacagGTGGCCAGCTCTGCATCCAGGGTACAGGACATGCTGGCAACAGTGCTTTCATACATTGAGGATGTGCTA TCTGGCAAGGTAACGGCAGACAACAGTGTGGGCCGCTTCCTGATGGACCTGGTTAACAAGGTGCCCACCATCTCAGCTGAGGACTTTGAAACCATGCTCAATTCTAACATCAAT GACTTGTTGATGGTGACCTATTTGTCCAATCTCACCCAAGCTCAGATTGCCCTGAATGAGAAGCTAGTGCTGCTCTGA
- the LOC130124062 gene encoding MICOS complex subunit MIC26-like, whose protein sequence is MPPAVSLMWTTVYATSEDDTNVVLDREELSLYTTPQQEFRYVEPEAGQLEHGAATLRKMVEPYSAWIQGAYGRIQPEVQRVTQFGNDTYLYLQNPPANFYPRAGIIGFAGVLGLFLGRSSRMKRVVYPAALMAVGASLYYPERAVAIAKSAGDSVYEWALKGYVRVDEMLSPANKPKKSTAGDDKP, encoded by the coding sequence ATGCCGCCAGCTGTAAGCCTGATGTGGACGACTGTGTACGCTACGTCTGAGGACGACACAAACGTCGTCTTAGACCGAGAGGAACTTTCCCTCTACACGACCCCTCAGCAGGAGTTTCGGTATGTGGAGCCGGAGGCAGGTCAGCTGGAACACGGTGCCGCCACCCTCAGGAAAATGGTAGAGCCCTACTCCGCTTGGATTCAGGGCGCTTATGGAAGAATCCAACCCGAAGTTCAGAGGGTCACTCAGTTTGGAAACGACACCTACTTATATCTTCAAAATCCGCCGGCGAACTTCTATCCACGGGCCGGGATTATCGGTTTCGCCGGTGTGTTGGGACTGTTCCTCGGAAGAAGCTCCAGAATGAAAAGGGTCGTCTACCCCGCTGCCCTTATGGCCGTCGGCGCCTCCCTGTACTACCCTGAGAGGGCAGTGGCGATTGCCAAGTCAGCGGGAGACTCCGTTTATGAATGGGCATTGAAGGGCTACGTTAGAGTCGACGAGATGCTGAGTCCCGCAAACAAACCAAAGAAGAGTACTGCTGGCGATGATAAACCCTGA
- the dnaaf6 gene encoding protein PIH1D3 has product MESLSSFQSLQALSALLSPQQEDGEDDCKIVPPSAHLGPGHVGPPPKTNKDKEVSTAYMKENSKNIWSEEEVAEGSQYDDLADPRPQPEYEIILKQNVGTEDLFLGLSRKDPSSMCCEAMLVKVKLPDTKATDLVLDIKEKFLDLRTPKYKLGLHLPHPVHSQEGKAQYYSEKEELQVTLLMNRPMDSVNLQ; this is encoded by the exons ATGGAGAGTCTCTCATCTTTCCAGAGCTTGCAGGCGCTCTCAGCTCTGCTCTCTCCCCAACAGGAGGATGGTGAGGATGATTGCAAA ATAGTGCCACCCTCTGCCCACCTGGGTCCAGGACATGTTGGCCCTCCTCCTAAAACCAACAAAGATAAAGagg TATCAACTGCTTACATGAAGGAGAACAGTAAAAATATCTGGAGTGAAGAGGAGGTGGCAGAGGGCTCCCAGTATGATGACCTGGCTGATCCACGACCACAGCCTGA GTATGAAATAATCCTGAAGCAGAACGTGGGCACCGAGGATCTGTTCTTGGGCTTGAGTAGGAAAGATCCATCATCCATGTGCTGTGAAGCCATGCTG GTGAAAGTCAAACTACCAGATACTAAAGCTACAGATTTGGTCCTCGATATAAAGGAGAAGTTTCTTGATCTGCGAACGCCAAAATA TAAACTAGGCCTCCATTTGCCCCACCCGGTCCACAGCCAAGAGGGGAAGGCCCAGTACTATAGTGAGAAAGAAGAACTGCAGGTGACTTTATTGATGAACCGCCCTATGGACTCAGTCAACCTGCAATAA